A genomic stretch from Drosophila sulfurigaster albostrigata strain 15112-1811.04 unplaced genomic scaffold, ASM2355843v2 ctg21_pilon, whole genome shotgun sequence includes:
- the LOC133849880 gene encoding ankyrin repeat and KH domain-containing protein 1-like isoform X2 — MVASAGGYVYVVNALLSHGANINEHNVIGHTPLMKAACGGHVEVAKRGADINTRSNENNKSALSVASYKGHIDLVRFLLQAGADHLNFALSAASTGGQVEVAQLLLDSGAQVNSSTYPLPSPLECSINNSDVEVTTLLIQAGGNINGAITNGNTYLMMAAGKGDVRMVNLLLESNAVVDATMKNGDTALMIACKKGHTVAASVLLSYGANLEHTTEDNRTLLMEAYRACHLTTLNLLIEKGARVTFSTLFVEM, encoded by the exons ATGGTTGCCAGCGCGGGCGGTTATGTTTATGTGGTGAATGCACTGCTAAGCCATGGCGCAAACATTAATGAGCACAATGTGATTGGACATACACCGCTGATGAAGGCCGCATGTGGCGGCCATGTGGAAGTAGCCAAG CGTGGAGCCGATATCAACACCCGCTCCAATGAGAACAACAAGAGTGCATTGTCAGTGGCTAGCTACAAGGGTCATATTGATTTGGTGCGTTTCCTACTGCAAGCTGGCGCCGATCACTTGAACTTCGCTCTTTCAGCGGCTTCAACAGGTGGCCAAGTGGAAGTAGCGCAATTATTACTAGACTCCGGAGCGCAAGTCAATAGTTCCACTTATCCACTGCCATCGCCGCTGGAATGTTCAATTAACAATAGTGACGTTGAGGTTACCACTTTGCTCATCCAGGCCGGCGGCAACATTAATGGGGCCATTACAAATGGCAACACGTATCTCATGATGGCAGCTGGCAAGGGGGACGTGAGAATGGTGAACTTATTATTGGAGAGCAATGCGGTTGTGGATGCAACGATGAAAAATGGAGACACGGCGCTGATGATTGCCTGTAAGAAAGGACATACCGTTGCGGCTAGTGTGCTCCTCTCATATGGCGCTAATCTGGAGCACACGACGGAGGACAACCGTACGCTACTTATGGAGGCTTATCGTGCCTGCCACTTGACGACCTTGAACTTACTCATCGAGAAGGGCGCACGAGTTACCTTCTCTACCCTATTCGTAGAGATGTAG
- the LOC133849880 gene encoding ankyrin repeat and KH domain-containing protein 1-like isoform X1, with protein MVASAGGYVYVVNALLSHGANINEHNVIGHTPLMKAACGGHVEVAKVIFERGADINTRSNENNKSALSVASYKGHIDLVRFLLQAGADHLNFALSAASTGGQVEVAQLLLDSGAQVNSSTYPLPSPLECSINNSDVEVTTLLIQAGGNINGAITNGNTYLMMAAGKGDVRMVNLLLESNAVVDATMKNGDTALMIACKKGHTVAASVLLSYGANLEHTTEDNRTLLMEAYRACHLTTLNLLIEKGARVTFSTLFVEM; from the exons ATGGTTGCCAGCGCGGGCGGTTATGTTTATGTGGTGAATGCACTGCTAAGCCATGGCGCAAACATTAATGAGCACAATGTGATTGGACATACACCGCTGATGAAGGCCGCATGTGGCGGCCATGTGGAAGTAGCCAAG GTAATTTTCGAGCGTGGAGCCGATATCAACACCCGCTCCAATGAGAACAACAAGAGTGCATTGTCAGTGGCTAGCTACAAGGGTCATATTGATTTGGTGCGTTTCCTACTGCAAGCTGGCGCCGATCACTTGAACTTCGCTCTTTCAGCGGCTTCAACAGGTGGCCAAGTGGAAGTAGCGCAATTATTACTAGACTCCGGAGCGCAAGTCAATAGTTCCACTTATCCACTGCCATCGCCGCTGGAATGTTCAATTAACAATAGTGACGTTGAGGTTACCACTTTGCTCATCCAGGCCGGCGGCAACATTAATGGGGCCATTACAAATGGCAACACGTATCTCATGATGGCAGCTGGCAAGGGGGACGTGAGAATGGTGAACTTATTATTGGAGAGCAATGCGGTTGTGGATGCAACGATGAAAAATGGAGACACGGCGCTGATGATTGCCTGTAAGAAAGGACATACCGTTGCGGCTAGTGTGCTCCTCTCATATGGCGCTAATCTGGAGCACACGACGGAGGACAACCGTACGCTACTTATGGAGGCTTATCGTGCCTGCCACTTGACGACCTTGAACTTACTCATCGAGAAGGGCGCACGAGTTACCTTCTCTACCCTATTCGTAGAGATGTAG